A single genomic interval of Staphylococcus hyicus harbors:
- a CDS encoding pseudouridine-5'-phosphate glycosidase, producing MKQYIELSQEVQDAKSNHRPIVALESTIISHGMPYPQNVQMAKTVEQIIRNQGAVPATIALIDGKVKIGLEDNELELLAKSDNVAKVSRRDLAEVIAQKRIGATTVASTMICAALADIKFFVTGGIGGVHRGSEETMDISADLDELSKTDVTVICAGAKSILDLPKTMEYLETKGVPVIGYQTEELPAFFTRKSGVKLNSTANHVDDIASICKVKHDLQLEGGMVIANPVPEADQLDKAYIDTIINDAVKEAEKKGIRGKDSTPFLLSKIVEKTEGKSLATNIKLVENNAVVGAQIAVSYSKL from the coding sequence ATGAAACAATACATTGAGTTGTCTCAAGAAGTCCAAGATGCAAAATCAAACCACCGACCAATTGTTGCCTTAGAGTCTACTATCATTTCTCACGGGATGCCTTATCCACAAAATGTACAGATGGCAAAAACTGTGGAACAAATCATACGTAATCAAGGCGCAGTACCTGCAACAATCGCATTAATAGATGGCAAGGTCAAAATCGGTTTAGAAGATAATGAGTTAGAATTACTCGCGAAAAGTGACAATGTCGCAAAAGTGTCACGTCGTGATTTAGCAGAAGTTATCGCGCAAAAAAGAATCGGTGCGACAACAGTGGCTTCTACAATGATATGTGCAGCACTTGCAGATATAAAGTTCTTTGTGACAGGTGGCATTGGAGGCGTACACCGTGGTTCTGAAGAAACGATGGATATTTCTGCGGATTTGGATGAACTTTCAAAAACAGATGTCACTGTTATTTGTGCTGGAGCCAAATCGATTTTAGATTTACCAAAAACGATGGAGTATCTTGAAACAAAAGGTGTTCCTGTGATTGGTTATCAAACCGAAGAACTTCCAGCCTTTTTCACACGTAAAAGCGGCGTCAAATTAAATTCAACAGCAAATCATGTCGATGACATCGCTTCGATTTGTAAAGTGAAACATGACCTCCAACTTGAAGGTGGCATGGTGATCGCAAATCCTGTACCTGAAGCTGATCAATTAGACAAAGCGTATATCGATACAATTATTAATGACGCTGTGAAAGAGGCCGAAAAAAAAGGCATTCGAGGCAAAGACTCTACCCCATTTTTATTAAGTAAAATTGTCGAAAAAACGGAAGGTAAGTCCCTTGCAACAAATATTAAACTTGTCGAAAATAATGCAGTCGTTGGCGCACAAATCGCAGTATCATATTCTAAACTGTAG
- a CDS encoding PTS sugar transporter subunit IIB: protein MKILVVCGHGLGSSFMVEMNVQEVLKTLNLESTVDVEHSDIMTASPEMADLFICGRDLEENAARLGEVLILDNILDKQELENKLTAKLKELNII, encoded by the coding sequence ATGAAAATTTTAGTTGTTTGTGGTCACGGATTAGGAAGTAGCTTTATGGTAGAGATGAATGTTCAAGAAGTGTTGAAAACGTTAAATCTTGAATCTACAGTTGATGTTGAACATAGTGACATTATGACAGCGAGTCCTGAAATGGCTGACTTATTTATATGTGGACGCGACTTAGAAGAAAATGCAGCGCGCTTAGGAGAGGTTTTAATTTTAGATAACATTTTAGACAAACAAGAACTAGAAAATAAATTAACAGCAAAGTTAAAAGAATTGAATATAATTTAA
- a CDS encoding BglG family transcription antiterminator → MLSNRQQQILTLLLEASQFITISTLAKTFHLSERTIQYDVEYIESMAETGGYRIIRHKTMGIKAMKESDTSHEWVQADVRSRQFHFSKDERQTLLKLMLLEHENPLSTKQLAEELNVSRRTMISDIKDVSKWYRHYHLTLTYINNKGYIVEGNEAHYRHAYVRLLHAYYDNMNDVMIAQLNATSDLKHIRESVISVLKREHYPLVQTAIEGLILHLLIAVRRMKQNNPLPEPNKTYEDKKDDVSYTVASAIKLEIEARFNIVFPDSEIDVMVLHLLSSKRAAISSTRVNEAYMHQTIEKFVDHIGAEMGVAFFTDGKLIQGLCIHLSPALYRLQNHIYQANPLHEKIIHEYQELYDVIVKKIKILEEAYQLKFHAHEISYVTLHFASSFERLMTQRHHKLKVVVVCGSGVGTSQLLNVKLSHVYPEFDIIDAYSIYDISEDELSNMNVDLVISTVPTPYQTIKTVTISPLLTRDDLDVLNAIVNERRAATLLQPEMRGLSLTDVLHTRVFKIDQSMSYQQAITQGVRPLERDGIVSTDYKEEIMNKLQSLGPYMVISPHIALIHGSTSHVYGVGMSLGHFEKGITFNHPHYDPIYVVICLATENTKLHLKALKQLTELLTNNDIRQQLIDGKLTEFQQHIKQMEGETTWL, encoded by the coding sequence GTGTTAAGTAATCGGCAACAACAAATTTTGACATTGCTCCTTGAAGCATCTCAATTTATAACAATCAGTACACTCGCAAAAACGTTCCACCTTTCTGAGAGAACCATACAATACGATGTCGAGTATATCGAGTCAATGGCAGAAACAGGTGGCTATCGTATTATTAGGCATAAAACCATGGGCATTAAAGCAATGAAAGAATCAGACACTTCCCATGAATGGGTTCAAGCAGATGTGCGTAGCCGTCAATTTCACTTTTCAAAAGATGAACGGCAAACTTTGTTAAAATTAATGCTTTTAGAACATGAAAATCCTTTGAGCACAAAACAATTAGCGGAAGAATTAAATGTGAGTAGACGTACGATGATTTCGGATATCAAAGATGTTTCAAAATGGTATCGACATTATCATCTCACACTGACGTACATTAACAATAAGGGATATATCGTTGAAGGCAATGAAGCCCATTACCGTCATGCATATGTGCGATTATTACATGCGTATTATGACAATATGAACGATGTGATGATTGCACAATTGAATGCGACTTCTGATTTGAAACATATTCGGGAAAGTGTCATCAGTGTGCTCAAACGTGAACACTATCCGTTGGTCCAAACGGCGATTGAAGGTTTGATTTTACACCTTTTAATTGCTGTAAGACGTATGAAACAAAATAACCCTTTACCCGAACCGAATAAAACGTATGAGGATAAGAAGGATGACGTTTCCTACACAGTAGCATCAGCAATTAAATTAGAAATTGAAGCACGTTTTAATATTGTGTTTCCTGATTCTGAAATTGACGTCATGGTGCTACATTTATTGAGTTCAAAGCGTGCAGCTATAAGTTCGACACGTGTCAACGAAGCTTATATGCATCAGACTATTGAAAAGTTTGTAGATCATATTGGCGCGGAGATGGGTGTGGCATTTTTTACGGATGGTAAGCTCATTCAAGGGCTTTGTATTCATTTGTCGCCGGCATTGTATCGGCTACAAAACCATATTTATCAAGCGAATCCATTACATGAAAAAATCATTCATGAATATCAAGAATTGTATGATGTGATTGTGAAAAAAATCAAAATTCTTGAAGAAGCCTATCAATTAAAATTTCATGCCCATGAAATCAGTTATGTCACGTTACATTTTGCGTCGAGCTTTGAACGATTGATGACACAACGCCATCACAAATTAAAAGTTGTCGTCGTATGTGGATCGGGTGTCGGAACATCACAATTACTCAATGTGAAGTTGTCTCATGTGTATCCGGAATTTGACATTATAGATGCTTATTCCATTTATGATATCAGTGAAGATGAGTTGAGTAATATGAATGTAGATTTAGTGATTTCAACTGTACCGACACCATATCAAACGATTAAAACAGTTACGATATCACCACTATTAACGCGTGATGACCTTGATGTACTGAATGCTATCGTTAATGAAAGACGGGCTGCGACGTTGCTTCAACCTGAAATGCGTGGGCTATCTTTGACAGATGTTTTACATACGCGTGTGTTTAAAATTGATCAATCTATGTCTTATCAACAAGCGATTACTCAAGGTGTGCGCCCTCTAGAACGTGATGGCATCGTCAGTACCGACTACAAAGAAGAAATTATGAATAAACTGCAGTCGTTAGGCCCTTACATGGTCATTAGTCCGCACATTGCTTTAATACATGGAAGTACGTCACATGTGTACGGGGTTGGCATGAGTTTGGGTCATTTTGAAAAAGGTATCACATTCAACCATCCTCACTATGATCCCATCTATGTGGTGATATGTTTAGCAACGGAAAACACGAAATTGCACTTAAAAGCGCTAAAACAACTTACAGAATTATTAACGAATAATGACATTCGACAACAACTGATTGATGGCAAGTTAACTGAATTTCAACAACATATAAAACAAATGGAGGGAGAAACAACGTGGCTTTAG
- a CDS encoding PTS ascorbate transporter subunit IIC gives MKSILDFIVDILSQPAILVALIAFIGLMVQKKPASVVTSGTIKTILGFLILSAGAGVVVQSLEPFGKIFQHAFGVQGVVPNNEAIISIALAKYGTTAALIMVFGMLVNIFIARFTNLKYIFLTGHHTFYMAAFLAIILTVGKVNNTLTIVIGAVILGLIMSVFPALAQPTMRKITGNDQVALGHFGTVSYWAAGEIGKLFNGKSKSTEDIQFPKGLSFLRESTISISITMVVLYLIACLFAGVDFVHKTISHDQNFIVFSLIQGVTFAAGVFIILTGVRLILAEIVPAFKGISEKLVPNSKPALDCPIVFPYAQNAVLIGFFVSFLTGVLGMFVMFMLGGVVILPGVVPHFFLGAASGVFGNARGGIKGAIFGAMMNGLLITFLPLLFLPFLGDLGLAATTFSDTDFLVVGIVFGNIVKTLGVVGVGIAIIIIAAVAILLQKRSNKTIS, from the coding sequence ATGAAAAGCATTCTTGATTTTATTGTGGATATTTTAAGTCAGCCAGCGATATTAGTCGCACTCATTGCGTTTATAGGTTTGATGGTTCAAAAGAAACCCGCTTCGGTTGTAACGTCTGGAACGATAAAAACGATATTGGGATTTTTAATTTTAAGTGCAGGTGCAGGCGTGGTTGTACAATCACTTGAACCCTTTGGAAAAATTTTCCAACATGCGTTTGGTGTTCAAGGGGTAGTACCAAATAACGAAGCGATTATTTCGATTGCATTAGCAAAATATGGAACAACAGCAGCATTAATCATGGTATTTGGCATGTTAGTGAACATATTTATCGCACGTTTTACGAATTTAAAATATATTTTCCTTACTGGGCATCACACATTTTATATGGCTGCCTTTTTAGCGATTATTTTAACGGTAGGTAAAGTCAATAACACACTAACAATTGTGATAGGTGCGGTGATTTTAGGTTTAATCATGTCTGTCTTTCCAGCGCTGGCACAACCAACGATGCGTAAAATAACAGGGAATGATCAAGTTGCCCTTGGGCATTTTGGTACAGTCAGTTACTGGGCAGCAGGTGAAATAGGTAAGTTGTTTAATGGGAAATCAAAATCTACGGAAGACATTCAATTTCCTAAAGGCTTAAGTTTTTTACGCGAAAGTACAATCAGCATTTCGATTACGATGGTGGTATTATATTTAATCGCATGTCTTTTTGCGGGAGTGGACTTTGTCCATAAAACGATAAGCCATGACCAAAACTTTATTGTTTTTTCTTTAATTCAAGGGGTCACATTTGCAGCGGGGGTATTTATTATTTTGACAGGTGTTCGTCTTATTCTGGCAGAAATTGTACCTGCTTTCAAAGGAATTTCTGAAAAATTGGTTCCCAACTCTAAGCCAGCCTTAGACTGTCCGATTGTTTTCCCTTATGCGCAAAATGCTGTATTAATTGGCTTTTTTGTAAGCTTTTTAACGGGCGTACTCGGAATGTTTGTGATGTTTATGCTTGGTGGTGTTGTGATTCTTCCAGGTGTTGTGCCTCATTTCTTCCTTGGTGCAGCTTCAGGTGTATTTGGTAATGCCCGTGGTGGCATTAAAGGTGCCATTTTTGGTGCGATGATGAATGGTCTGTTGATTACATTTTTACCATTATTATTCTTGCCATTTTTAGGCGATTTAGGCTTAGCAGCGACAACATTCTCAGATACAGACTTCTTAGTTGTAGGTATTGTCTTTGGCAATATTGTTAAAACATTAGGTGTTGTGGGTGTGGGTATTGCGATCATCATCATTGCAGCAGTCGCGATACTCTTGCAAAAACGCAGCAACAAAACCATTTCATAA
- a CDS encoding NupC/NupG family nucleoside CNT transporter: MSILFTMTGVVFALFIAYIVSFDRKHIDFKKTLIMLVIQVLLILFMMNTSIGLNILTALGKFFEGLMNISKAGIDFVFGDLENKGGFTFFMHVLLPLVFISVLIGILNYFKILPFIIKYVGLVINKITRMGRLESYFAISTSMLGQPEVFLTIKDLIPKLSKAKLYTITTSAMSAVSMAMLGSYMQMIEPKYVVTAVMLNIFSALIIASVINPYEANDADVDIENLTETPTKRQSRTPFFQMIGDSAIDGFKIAITVAIMLLAFISLMEAINVIFSAVGLNFKQLIGYIFAPIAFIIGVPWSEAVQAGSIMATKLITNEFVAMLDFKDMAKNLSDRTVGIISVYLVSFANFGTVGIIVGAIKGISSDQGNKVAAFALKLLLGATLASIISAAMVGLVL, from the coding sequence ATGTCCATACTATTTACGATGACAGGGGTGGTATTTGCATTATTTATCGCCTATATCGTCAGTTTTGATCGCAAACATATTGATTTTAAAAAGACCCTCATTATGCTTGTCATTCAAGTCTTACTGATTTTGTTTATGATGAACACGTCTATCGGTCTCAATATCTTAACAGCACTCGGTAAATTTTTTGAAGGGTTAATGAACATCAGTAAAGCAGGCATCGATTTTGTATTTGGTGATTTAGAAAATAAAGGCGGCTTTACATTTTTTATGCACGTCTTACTCCCTTTAGTTTTTATATCTGTATTAATAGGTATTTTAAATTACTTTAAAATATTACCGTTTATCATTAAATATGTCGGCTTAGTAATTAACAAAATCACGCGAATGGGTCGCTTAGAAAGTTATTTTGCCATCTCAACAAGTATGTTGGGACAACCAGAGGTCTTTTTAACGATTAAAGACCTTATACCGAAACTTTCCAAAGCCAAATTATACACAATTACCACTTCCGCAATGAGTGCTGTAAGTATGGCCATGTTAGGCTCGTATATGCAAATGATAGAACCAAAATATGTCGTAACCGCAGTGATGTTAAACATTTTTAGTGCACTCATCATTGCGAGTGTCATTAATCCATATGAAGCGAACGATGCAGATGTGGACATTGAAAACCTTACTGAAACACCTACAAAGCGCCAATCACGGACACCATTTTTCCAAATGATTGGCGACAGTGCGATAGATGGTTTTAAGATTGCGATTACAGTTGCCATTATGTTATTAGCCTTCATTTCATTAATGGAAGCGATTAATGTCATTTTTAGCGCTGTAGGGCTTAACTTTAAACAACTGATAGGATACATTTTTGCGCCTATCGCCTTCATTATCGGTGTTCCTTGGAGTGAAGCTGTCCAAGCAGGGTCCATTATGGCAACGAAGCTGATTACCAATGAGTTTGTAGCAATGCTAGATTTTAAAGATATGGCAAAAAATTTAAGTGACCGTACTGTCGGTATCATTTCCGTATATTTGGTCAGCTTTGCCAACTTCGGTACAGTAGGTATTATCGTAGGAGCAATTAAAGGCATTAGTAGTGACCAAGGCAATAAGGTAGCTGCCTTCGCGTTAAAATTATTGCTCGGTGCCACGTTAGCTTCTATCATTTCTGCCGCCATGGTTGGATTAGTCTTATAA
- a CDS encoding PTS sugar transporter subunit IIA: MALDALTKDKITMKEKVNDWQEAIYIAAEPLLAQGYIARGYVEAMIESVKTLGPYIVIAPNVAIAHARPDDNVKRVGISLLKLDEPINFSEKGHEAALIFVFCSTDHTSHLNILQQLAKVLGDAQHIEALMQSQDKKAIITIFKGEN, from the coding sequence GTGGCTTTAGATGCCTTAACGAAAGACAAAATTACGATGAAAGAGAAAGTGAATGATTGGCAAGAAGCTATATACATCGCGGCTGAACCATTGTTGGCTCAGGGTTATATTGCGCGTGGATATGTGGAAGCTATGATTGAAAGTGTCAAGACGTTGGGTCCGTATATTGTCATTGCGCCTAACGTAGCGATTGCGCACGCACGACCAGATGACAATGTGAAGCGGGTAGGCATCAGTTTATTAAAACTTGATGAACCTATCAATTTTTCAGAAAAGGGACATGAGGCTGCCTTGATTTTTGTTTTCTGTTCAACGGATCATACGTCACATTTAAATATCTTACAACAACTGGCAAAGGTATTGGGGGATGCACAACATATCGAAGCTTTAATGCAGTCTCAAGATAAAAAAGCAATCATTACAATATTTAAAGGAGAGAATTAA
- a CDS encoding SDR family NAD(P)-dependent oxidoreductase has product MRLKDKVCIITGAGGGMGKTAAVMFAKEGARVAVFEKNKEAGEQTAQEITRQGGEASFYEVDISNEQQVSDAVARVVTDFGKIDVLYNNAGVMPAADHSVVDTSEEVWDLVMNINVKGIFFMTKYVIPEMEKHQSGSIINIASFVAEMGCSVPQDAYTASKGAVVALTKSLAIQFRPKGIRTNAISPGPIETPLLMEWLVSDEEAKNVRLGRQPSGRFGKPEDIVNCAIYLASDESDWTNGANINVDGGITSNYF; this is encoded by the coding sequence ATGAGATTAAAAGACAAAGTTTGTATTATTACAGGTGCAGGTGGTGGTATGGGGAAAACTGCTGCAGTCATGTTTGCAAAAGAAGGTGCCCGCGTGGCAGTTTTTGAAAAAAATAAAGAAGCTGGTGAGCAAACTGCGCAAGAAATTACGCGTCAAGGCGGCGAGGCCAGTTTTTATGAAGTAGATATTTCAAATGAGCAACAGGTAAGTGATGCAGTCGCACGTGTAGTCACTGATTTCGGAAAGATTGATGTATTGTATAACAACGCAGGAGTTATGCCGGCCGCGGATCATTCTGTTGTAGACACGTCAGAAGAAGTTTGGGATCTCGTAATGAATATTAACGTCAAAGGTATATTCTTTATGACCAAATATGTTATTCCTGAAATGGAAAAGCATCAGTCAGGCTCCATCATTAATATTGCATCCTTTGTGGCAGAAATGGGATGCTCCGTACCACAAGATGCCTATACTGCCTCAAAAGGCGCCGTTGTAGCACTCACAAAATCACTTGCAATTCAGTTTAGACCTAAAGGCATTCGGACAAACGCTATTAGTCCTGGGCCTATCGAGACACCACTATTAATGGAATGGCTTGTTTCAGATGAAGAAGCGAAGAATGTAAGGTTAGGGCGTCAACCTTCTGGAAGGTTCGGTAAACCGGAAGACATCGTGAACTGTGCCATTTATCTTGCCTCAGATGAATCAGATTGGACGAATGGCGCAAACATTAATGTAGATGGAGGTATTACGTCGAACTACTTTTAG
- a CDS encoding ANTAR domain-containing response regulator: MSKNVLVVEDEAIIRLDIIEMIKDLGYKVIGAVSTGEKAIEFVHKNQPDLILMDIKLPQLNGIKASKIISKKFDIPILILTAYSQPEYIEEAKKTNIMGYLIKPITESQLLPAMEIIFSQSAKQLQLKNEIQHKDANLKHRKCIEKAKGLLMDHQHITEQQAYRKIRKLSMHHQMEMYKVAIQIIKKLDH, translated from the coding sequence ATGTCTAAAAATGTTCTCGTAGTTGAAGATGAGGCGATTATTAGATTAGATATTATTGAAATGATAAAAGATTTGGGATATAAGGTAATCGGTGCTGTTTCTACTGGTGAAAAAGCAATCGAATTTGTTCATAAAAATCAACCAGATTTAATTTTAATGGATATTAAACTACCACAACTCAATGGCATTAAAGCGAGCAAGATCATTAGTAAAAAGTTTGATATTCCAATATTAATATTGACTGCCTATAGTCAACCTGAATATATTGAAGAAGCAAAAAAAACCAATATAATGGGCTATTTAATTAAACCCATTACAGAATCACAATTGCTACCAGCTATGGAAATTATTTTTTCACAAAGTGCAAAACAGCTTCAATTAAAAAATGAGATTCAACATAAAGATGCAAATTTAAAACATCGTAAATGTATTGAAAAAGCGAAAGGCTTACTGATGGATCATCAACATATCACTGAGCAACAAGCTTACCGTAAAATTCGTAAATTAAGTATGCATCATCAAATGGAAATGTATAAGGTTGCCATACAAATTATTAAGAAGTTGGATCATTAA
- the eutH gene encoding ethanolamine utilization protein EutH: MEFVGNVIIYIIMICAVLGAFGAIKDANNGIGKEFMEGIYTIGPIFANSAGIMASIPFISKFIENVFGPFFEKIGADPAIAATSILATDMGGYQLANVLKISYEGWIMAMIIGFMAGATIVFSIPLGLPMLDKRDHKYMALGILSGLLAIPFGAFISTFVIIVSHLKFRNVIETKGATASVFELSLSSVCINLLPLIIFVVITAAGLYFFSDIMIKLFIIFGKVLDTAIKLVFVFSVVEIFTGFFTHTFGVWGFDPIMADDKDRFRALENAGNIAIMLSGAFPMVYLIRKYFTNFLSKFGKLIGLSEVGSAGLIATIANILAMFKLVKDMPPKDKVINIAFGVSAAFLLGDHLSYTANFQPSLIPAVMIGKLSAGILGIIFAYVLCVPKAKKLEEIDRRLGIIKEDEYKK, from the coding sequence ATGGAATTTGTAGGGAACGTCATTATATATATTATTATGATTTGTGCAGTACTTGGTGCATTTGGGGCAATCAAAGATGCAAATAATGGCATCGGAAAAGAATTTATGGAAGGGATTTATACAATTGGACCGATTTTTGCGAACTCAGCTGGAATCATGGCATCCATCCCTTTTATATCAAAATTTATAGAAAACGTTTTTGGGCCATTCTTTGAAAAAATAGGCGCAGATCCTGCTATTGCAGCTACATCTATTTTAGCGACCGATATGGGTGGTTATCAGTTGGCAAATGTATTAAAGATTTCTTATGAAGGATGGATTATGGCCATGATTATTGGTTTTATGGCAGGTGCAACGATTGTTTTTTCTATCCCTTTAGGCTTACCGATGTTGGATAAACGAGACCATAAATATATGGCCCTCGGGATACTTTCAGGTTTACTGGCAATCCCTTTTGGAGCTTTTATATCAACATTTGTCATCATCGTAAGTCATTTAAAGTTTCGGAACGTCATTGAAACAAAAGGAGCTACCGCTAGCGTGTTCGAACTAAGTTTATCGTCTGTATGCATCAATTTATTACCTTTAATCATTTTTGTCGTCATCACAGCGGCTGGCTTATACTTTTTCTCCGATATTATGATTAAATTATTTATCATATTTGGTAAAGTGTTAGATACAGCTATTAAGTTGGTATTTGTGTTTTCAGTCGTTGAAATTTTCACCGGCTTTTTCACACATACATTTGGCGTTTGGGGATTTGATCCTATCATGGCAGATGATAAAGACCGCTTCAGGGCTTTAGAGAATGCTGGAAATATCGCTATTATGTTATCTGGTGCGTTTCCAATGGTTTACTTGATTCGCAAATATTTTACGAATTTCCTCTCTAAATTTGGTAAACTTATTGGTTTAAGTGAAGTAGGCAGTGCAGGATTAATTGCAACTATAGCGAATATTTTAGCCATGTTTAAATTGGTAAAAGATATGCCTCCAAAAGACAAAGTAATTAATATCGCCTTTGGGGTATCTGCAGCGTTTTTATTAGGTGATCACCTATCATATACCGCTAACTTTCAACCATCACTTATTCCTGCGGTAATGATTGGGAAATTATCTGCAGGTATTTTAGGCATTATCTTCGCGTATGTATTATGTGTTCCTAAAGCAAAAAAATTAGAGGAAATTGATCGTAGGCTGGGCATTATTAAAGAAGACGAATATAAAAAATAA
- a CDS encoding sensor histidine kinase — MSSIQDTLLTVTPLSLNEMKEIVLVSKQLQLIANVNQCYAFIDCQSDINQNLIVVDEAFPETTEYPLYHSSVVGASVLESFEPAVYQSFKKGITVHNHRGLNQEGLLIEQNVSPIIYNARVIGVLVLEKNIRNLHIENYNRDVINRMTSLYSYAETVGSEFDMTLSNIIEDAVFCINEASEMKYFNIAAEKLLRQVCIEKKSFLNLKFDRIFPDLERFIHSKHSIEMIELELNQQFYVIKKIHTSFGPEKQIFVLFKDVSKLRNTEKALTSKTVAIKEVHHRVKNNLQTIASLIRLQMRHDIPEHLQVYFKDTLNRILSIASVYEIILYESSNDCADVAILLKKIGNMIMTTLSTHSNIKIDYQLQPSIFLSSNQSVALAIVYNEVLQNCLKHAFHHTQHGEIRVQLSVDDQNQIILSIEDNGDGISKSSQTSFGSKIIQLIVENDLAGTLNINSCQKGTQVIVMFDVHKG, encoded by the coding sequence ATGTCTTCCATTCAGGATACTTTGTTAACTGTGACACCTTTATCGTTAAATGAAATGAAAGAGATTGTACTCGTTTCAAAACAATTACAATTGATTGCCAACGTTAATCAATGTTATGCATTCATTGACTGTCAAAGTGATATCAATCAAAATCTTATTGTCGTTGATGAAGCTTTTCCTGAGACAACTGAATATCCTTTATACCATTCGTCTGTCGTTGGTGCGTCAGTGTTAGAATCATTTGAACCAGCCGTTTATCAGTCGTTTAAAAAAGGTATCACTGTCCATAATCATCGTGGTTTAAACCAGGAAGGCTTGTTAATTGAACAAAATGTAAGTCCTATTATTTATAACGCACGTGTCATTGGTGTACTTGTTTTAGAGAAGAATATACGCAACTTACATATAGAAAATTATAATAGAGACGTCATTAACCGCATGACGTCACTTTACAGCTATGCTGAAACAGTAGGTTCTGAATTTGATATGACTTTGTCTAATATTATTGAAGATGCTGTATTTTGTATCAATGAAGCATCAGAGATGAAGTACTTTAATATTGCTGCAGAAAAGCTATTAAGACAAGTATGCATCGAAAAGAAATCATTTTTAAACTTAAAATTTGATAGGATTTTTCCTGACTTAGAACGTTTTATTCATTCCAAACATTCTATTGAAATGATTGAATTAGAGCTGAATCAACAATTTTATGTCATCAAAAAAATTCATACGTCATTTGGACCGGAAAAACAAATCTTTGTCCTATTTAAAGATGTTTCTAAACTGAGGAATACTGAAAAAGCTTTAACTTCAAAGACAGTAGCAATAAAAGAAGTTCACCATAGAGTAAAAAACAACCTTCAAACGATTGCATCATTAATACGCCTTCAAATGCGACATGACATTCCAGAACACTTGCAAGTTTATTTTAAAGATACGCTCAATCGTATTTTAAGTATTGCATCTGTATACGAAATTATTCTTTATGAATCGTCCAACGACTGTGCTGATGTTGCAATATTACTAAAAAAAATTGGGAATATGATCATGACGACCCTCTCCACACACAGTAATATTAAAATAGACTATCAACTTCAGCCATCGATATTTTTATCATCTAATCAATCGGTCGCATTGGCTATTGTTTATAATGAAGTATTACAAAACTGTCTCAAACATGCATTTCACCATACACAACATGGTGAAATTCGGGTGCAGTTATCCGTTGATGATCAGAATCAAATTATACTCTCTATAGAAGATAACGGGGATGGGATTTCGAAAAGTAGTCAGACATCATTTGGGAGTAAAATCATACAATTAATAGTAGAAAATGACTTGGCAGGCACGCTCAACATCAACTCATGCCAAAAAGGCACTCAAGTCATCGTCATGTTTGACGTACATAAGGGGTGA